In Streptomyces sp. ML-6, the genomic stretch GATGCCACCGTGCGGCGGGGCGCCGAGGCGGAAGGCGCGGAGCATGCCCGCGAACTCCTGCTCGACGGTCTCGCGGTCGTAACCGGCGATCTCGAACGCCTTGAGCATGACCTCGGGCTCGTGGTTCCGGATGGCGCCGGAGGACAGCTCGATGCCGTTGCAGACGATGTCGTACTGCCAGGCGAGGATGTCCAGCGGGTCCTTCTCCTCCAGGTCCTTCATGCCGCCCTGGGGCATCGAGAAGGGGTTGTGGGAGAAGTCGATCTTGCCGGTGTCCTCGTCCTTCTCGTACATCGGGAAGTCGACGATCCAGCAGAACCGGAAGACGTCCTCCTCGAAGTGGCCGGCGCGCTTGGCGGCCTCGACGCGGACGGCGGACATGATCTTGGAGACCTCGTCGAACTCGCCCGCGCCGAAGAACACGGCGTGACCGGGGACGAGGGACAGCCGCTCGGTGAGGGTCTTGACGTCGGTCTCGGTGAGGAACTTGGCGATCGGACCGGCCAGCGTGCCGTCCTCGCCGACGCGGACCCAGGCCAGGCCCTTGGCGCCGTGCTGGACGGCGTAGTCGCCGAGGCCGTCGAAGAACTTGCGGGACTGGCCGGCGGTGTCCGGGACCGGCAGGGCGCGGACGTGCTTGCCGGCGAACGCCTTGAACTCCGAGTCGGCGAAGACGTCGGAGATGTCGACCAGCTCCAGCTTGGCGCGCAGGTCGGGCTTGTCGTTGCCGTACTTCAGCATCGACTCGCGGAACGGGATGCGCGGGAACGGCGAGGTGACGTGGCGGCCGTTGCCGAACTCCTCGAAGAGCTCGGTCATCAGCTTCTCGATCGGCTGGAAGACGTCTTCCTGCTCCACGAACGACATCTCGACGTCGAGCTGGTAGAACTCGCCGGGCGAGCGGTCCGCGCGGGCGTCCTCGTCGCGGAAGCACGGCGCGATCTGGAAGTAGCGGTCGAAGCCGGAGATCATCAGCAGCTGCTTGAACTGCTGCGGGGCCTGCGGCAGGGCGTAGAACTTGCCCGGGTTCAGCCGGGACGGGACGACGAAGTCACGGGCGCCCTCGGGAGAGGTCGCGGTGAGGATCGGGGTCGCCATCTCGTTGAAGCCGAGCGCCACCATCTTGGAGCGGATGGCGGCGATGACGGCCGAGCGCAGCATGATGTTGCGGTGCATGCGCTCGCGGCGCAGGTCGAGGAAGCGGTACTCCAGGCGCCGCTCCTCGTTGACCCCGTCCTCGGTGTTGATCGTGAAGGGCAGCGGGGCGGCCTCGCCCAGCACCTCGACCTCGGTGACCTCGATCTCGATCTCACCGGTCGGGAGCTCGGGGTTGACGTTGTCGGCACCGCGCGCGGAGACCTTGCCGTCGATCCGTACGACGGTCTCCTTGGTGAGCTTCGCCAGCGCCTCGTTGCCGGGGGTGCCGGGGCGGGCCACGAGCTGCACCAGACCGTAGTGGTCGCGCAGATCGATGAAGAGGATGCCGCCCAGGTCTCGGCGATTGTGCAGCCAGCCGCTCAGCCGGACGTCGGTGCCGACGTCAGAGGCGCGGAGCTCGCCGCAGGTGTGGGACCTGTACCGATGCATCGTCGTTCATCCAGTCTTCGCGATTCGGGGTGGATTCAGCCTCCCCAGGCTACCGCCCGCACCCGCACCGGTTCATTGACATTGTCATGGTCAAGATCGTCCGGGGCAGTACGGGCCGCCCGAAGGCCGCCCAGAGGCCGTGCGGACCGGCCCCGCACCGGCCTCCGGACCGGCCTCCGGACCACCTCCGCGGCCGCCCCGCGATCCTCCGCGGCCGGCCCCGGGCGGCCGCCCACAGTGGCGTTCGAGGAGCAGATCTTCTTAAAGTGGGGCAATGCGCACCGAGGACGTCCTGGCCGCGACGGCGACCGGCCTGTGGCGCTGGGACAGCGGAACCGGGACCGTCACGCTCGATGCGGAGGCCGCCCGGCTGCTCGACCTGCCCGAGGCGGCCGGTGTCTTCCGCGAGTCCGCGGTGCGTTCCCGCTTCCACCCCGTGGACTGGAACGAGATCCACGGCCTGGTGGGCCTCGCGTTCGCCGAGGGCACCCTCGCCGAGGCCCGGCTGCGGATCGTGGACGACCGGGGCAGGGTGCTGCGCACCGTGCGCAGCCGTTCCCGGCCGATCCTGCCCGAGGAGGCGGACGGCACGCACCACGTGCTGGTCGGCACCCTCCAGGAGGTCACCGAACCGCAGCCCGGCACCACCGGAACGCCCACCCCCGTCCCCGGCGACTGGCGCCGCTCCCGCGAGGCGTTCCTGCTGGACGCGGGCCGGGCGCTGGCCGAGGCCCGGTCCACCGCGGAGGTGCTGCGGGTCGCCGCCTCGCTCTCCATGCCCGGGTTCTCGCCGGACGGCCTGGCGGTCTTCGGCGTCACGGGCGACCGGCTGACGATCACCGGGCACCACGGGCACAGCGTGGACGACGAGGACCCGTTCAACGACATGCCGCTGGAGACGGACTACCCGGCCGCCGAGGTGGTACGGACGGGGCGGGCGATCTACCTGTCCTCGCCGGAGGAGTACCGCCGCCGCTACCCGGTCACCTGGCCGCTCGCCAGCCGGTTCGGGCGCCGGTCCTGGGCCTTCCTGCCGCTGATCGTGGCGGGGCGCACCATGGGTGCCTGGATGGCGGGGTTCCGGCACCCGGTGTCGTTCTCGCCGGACGAACGGTCCGTGCTGACGACCGTGGCCCGGATGCTCGCGCAGGCGCTGGCCCGTGCCGGGGTCGCCGAGACCGAGCGGGAGCTGTCGCTGGGGCTCCAGCGCTCGATGATGCCCTCCCTCGGCCCGGAGATCCCGGGCATGACGGTCGCCGCCCGCTACATCCCGACCGGCGGCGGACTCCAGGTCGGCGGCGACTGGTACGACATGATCCCGCTGCCGAACGGCCGCATCGCCCTGGTCATCGGTGACGTCCAGGGCCACGACGTGCGGGCCGCCGGGCTGATGGGGCAGCTGCGGATCGCCCTGCGCGCGTACGCCGCCGAGGGGCACCGGCCGGACGCGGTGCTCTCCCGGGCCTCGCGCTTCCTGTCCGGGCTCACGGACGCGTACGAGGACGGGGAGGCGATCGGGCCGCGCTTCGCGACCTGCCTGTACGCGGAGGTCGACCCGGAGACCGGCACCCTGGACATCGCCCGGGCCGGGCACCCCGACCCCGTGGTGACGACCGCCGACGGAACCGCGGTGATCCGCCGCACCGAGGGCGGGCTGCCGCTCGGCGTCGAGGCGGACGCCGACTACCCGACGAGCCGGCTCACCCTGGAACCCGGCGAAACGATCATGCTCTGCACGGACGGGCTGATCGAGACCGGCGGCCACGACATGTTCTCCGGCTGGTTGCGGCTGCGGCCGATCATGGAGCGGCACACGGCCGACCTGGAGAAGCTCGCCGACGCCCTCCTCCAGGTCGTGCACGGGCCGGCCGCGCGCTACCTGACGGGCCCTCTGGCGGACCGCCGGGAGGACGACATCGCGTTGCTGCTGCTGCGGCGCGACGAGGGAGCGGCCCGGCAGACGGCGCCCCGGCGCACCGCGCTGACCATCGCGCAGGCCGAGCCGGAGCGGATCGCGGCGGCCCGGCAGCAGCTGCGGGAGCTGCTGCACGACTGGGCGGACCCGGAGCAGGTCGACGCCGCCGTGCTGATGATCTCCGAGATGGCCACCAACGTCCTCGTCCACACGGACGGGGACGCGCTGGTGGTCGCGCAGGCCACGGGGGAGCAGGGCGAGCGGCGGCTGCGGGTGGAGGTGGCCGACGGCAGCGACGAACTGCCGCACAAGCGGCGGCCCGGCGAGATGGCCTCCAGCGGCCGGGGGCTGGTCCTGATGGAGATGCTCGCCGACACGTGGGGGGTCGATCCGCGGGGCGCGGGGAAGTCGATCTGGTTCGAGCTGCACGAAGCGAAACCGGAAGGGACGACGGAGACAGAGACAGAAGGAGGGACGGAGACCGAGGGGGCGGCGGAACCCGTACCCGAGAACTGAGCCGGCCCCACCGGCTCCGGGACTCCCGACCGGACTCCCGGGCTCCTCCCTGACTCCCGACGCCCCCGGCCGGGCAGGGCCCCGACCTCAACCGACGGACGGACCACCGGGCAGGGCCCCGCCCCCGGAAGTCCCGTCCCCCGGCGGCCCGCCCCCGGAAGTCCCGTCCTTCCCCGGAGCGCCCGACGGCGGCCCCGGGCGGTCACCGCGCAGCTCGCCGATGACGCCGAAGGCCGCCGCGCAGACCGGGACCGCGAGCAGCATGCCCAGCAGCCCGGCCACACTGGCCCCCGCGGTGATCGCGATCATGACCATGGCGGGATGCATCTGGACCGTACGGCTCTGGATCACCGGCTGCAGCACGTGCCCCTCCAGCACCTGCACGGCGAGCACCACCCCCAGCGCCCAGAGCGCGATCACCAGCCCCCGGTCGGCGAGCGCGACCAGGACCGCGACGGCGCCGGAGATGAAGGCCCCGAGGTAGGGGATGTAGGCGCCGACGAAGACCAGTGCCCCCAGCCCCACCGCGCCGGGCACCTGCAGGATCAGCAGGCCGACGGTGATGCACACGGCGTCGATCAGCGCGATGAACGTGGTGCCGCGCATGAAGCCCTCGACGGCCTCGAAGGCCCGCCGCCCCATGGCCTCGATCAGGTCCCCCGTGCCGCGCGGCGCGATCGTGTGGGCGAGGCTCGCGGCCCGGTCGGAGTCGCGCAGGAAGAAGAAGGTCAGCAGGAGGGCGAGCACACTGGTGGCGACGAGCGAGCCGACCAGGCTGAGCCCGGAGAGGATGCCGCCGGCCGCGCTCGCGCCGAACTTCTCGACGATCTTCCGGGCGTTGGCCACGAGGTCGTCCGCGTCGGTGTTCTCGCCGATGCCGAAGTGGTCGATGACCCACTGACCGGCGTCCTTCAGCGACCGGACGATCTGGTCGCCGGTGTCCACGAGCGCGGTGACGACGATGTACCCGGCGCCGCCGACCACCGCGACGAGCAGGACGCAGGTGAGGCCCGCCGACAGCGAACGCTTCAGACCGGCGGCGGTCAGCCGGCGGTCGACCGGGCCGAGCAGCGCCGTACCGAGCAGCGCGAGCAGCACCGGCGTGACCGCCGTCTTGAGGATGATGCACAGCCAGATGACGACTGCGGCGACCCCGGTGACGAGCAGGGCGACGACGCACCAGGCGGCCGTGCGCCGTGCCGCGTCGGGCAGAAGGGGTTTGTCGGTCTGCACCCTCCCAGCCGACCACGGCGCGGGGGCCGTGTCCCGCCTGCGGAGCCGTACGGGTGGCGGGCCGTCACACGCCGGTGCCGGGCGCCCCCGTCGAGGACGCCCGGCACCGCGGACCGTGGGCCGGACCCGTCACCCGGCCCGACGGCCCCTCACTCGTCACGAATCACCGACCACCGACTGCGAACCACGGACCTCACATGCCGTGGACGGCGGGCACCGTGCCGAGGCGGCCGGCCTGGAAGTCCTCGAACGCCTGCTTCAGCTCGGCCTGGCTGTTCATCACGAACGGCCCGTAGTGCGCCATCGGCTCGCGGATCGGCCGGCCGCCGAGCAGCACGACCTCCAGGTCCGGGGTGTTGCCGTCCTGCTGCTCGTCCGCGCGGACGGTCAGCGAGGAGCCGGCGCCGAAGACCGCCGTCTGCCCCATGTGCACGGGGCGGCGCTCCGCACCGACACTGCCGCGGCCCGCCATCACGTACGCGAGTCCGTTGAAGTCCTCGCGCCACGGCAGGGTCACCTCGGCGCCGGGGCGCACGGTGGCGTGGATCATCGTGATCGGGGTGTGGGTGATGCCGGGGCCCTCGTGCCCGTCGAGCTCACCGGCGATGACGCGGAGCAGCGCGCCGCCGTCCGGGGAGGTGAGGAGCTGGACCTGGCCCCCGCGGATGTCCTGGTAGCGGGGGGCCATCATCTTGTCGGCCCGGGGCAGGTTCACCCAGAGCTGGAGGCCGTGGAAGAGGCCGCCCGACATCACGAGGGACTCCGGCGGGGCCTCGATGTGCAGGAGGCCGGAGCCCGCGGTCATCCACTGGGTGTCGCCGTTGCGGATGGTGCCGCCGCCGCCGTTGGAGTCCTGGTGGACGAAGGTCCCGTCGATCAGGTACGTGACGGTCTCGAAGCCGCGGTGCGGGTGCCAGGGCGTTCCCTTCGGCTCGCCGGCCGCGTACTCCACCTCGCCCATCTGGTCCATCATGATGAACGGGTCGAGGTACTTGTAGTTGATCCCGGCGAACGCACGGCGAACCGGGAAGCCCTCGCCCTCGAACCCGCTCGGCGCCGTGGTGACGGCGAGCACGGGACGGGCCGTGGCGTCGCCCGGGGCGACCACCTTGGGCAGGGTCAGCGGGTTTTCGACAGTCACTGCGGGCATGGGAGCCACCTCCGGCTTGGTCTTCCCCCAATTTAGTTGAACAGTGAACATCTTGCAAGGCCCCATCCATTCCCGCACCGCCCCGCGCACGACGAGAAGGGCCTGTACCGATCGGTACAGGCCCTGTTTTTCGGCGATTCCACTCGGCTGCCGACCGCACTCCCGCGACGCCTCAGCCGTACACGCAACACGCCAGCCGCACGCGCGGCGCCCCGTCAGCCGCACGCGCGGCGCCCCGTCAGCCGCACGCGCGGCGGCGCGTCAGCCGTACATGCGGCGCATCGCGAAGTCGACCATCTGCTCCACGGCCTTCGCGTCGAAGACCATGCGGTGCTCGCCCTCCATGTCGAGGACGAAGCCGTAGCCGGTCGGCAGCAGGTCGATCACCTCGGCGCCGGTGATCACGAAGTACTTGGACTCCTTGCCCGCGTACCGCCGCAGCTCCTTGAGCGTGGTGAACATCGGGATCACCGGCTGCTGGGTGTTGTGCAGCGCCAGGAACCCGGGATTGTCGCCGCGCGGGCAGTAGACCTTCGACGTCGCGAAGATCTGCTGGAAGTCCTCGGCGGACAGCGAGCCGGTCGTGAAGGCACGCACCGCGTCCCCCAGGGACGGCGGCGAGGGCTCCGGATACAGCGGCTGCTCGCCGTAGCCGCCACCCATCTGCTGCTGTGCGCCCGGGTTCTGGTCGTAGCCGTACATGCCGCAAAGAGTAATCGGACACATCGGGGCCTTGAGGGGTTGCGTCTTATTACTGACGGGTAGCATCATCGTAGAGGTCAGCTGATATACGCACGTCGGCTCGTCGCCCGTCCGGCCCGCACCCCGACCCCCGGGGCGCCGCGCGCCACCGCTATTGATTACGGAGCCTTCCATGGGGCACTACAAGTCGAATCTCCGCGACATCGAGTTCAACCTCTTCGAGGTCCTCGGTCGCGACAAGACGTACGGCACCGGTCCGTTCGCCGAGATGGACGTCGAGACGGCGAAGAGCATCCTCGAGGAGGTCACCCGCCTCGCGGAGAACGAGCTGGCCGAGTCCTTCGCGGACGCCGACCGCAACCCGCCGGTCTTCGACCCGGAGACCAACACCGCCCCGGTCCCGGCGGCCTTCAAGAAGTCGTACAAGGCGTTCATGGACTCCGAGTACTGGCGTCTGGGCCTGCCCGAGGAGATCGGCGGCACCACCTCGCCGCGCTCCCTGATCTGGGGCTACGCGGAGCTGCTGCTCGGCGCCAACCCGGCCATCTGGATGTACTGCTCCGGCCCGGCGTTCGCCGGCATCCTCTTCGAGGAGGGCAACGAGGCGCAGAAGAAGATCGCCGAGATCGCCGTCGAGAAGCAGTGGGGCTCGACGATGGTGCTGACCGAGCCGGACGCCGGTTCCGACGTCGGCGCGGGCCGCACGAAGGCCGTCGAGCAGGCGGACGGCTCCTGGCACATCGAGGGCGTGAAGCGCTTCATCACCTCGGGCGAGCACGACATGTCCGAGAACATCCTCCACTACGTGCTGGCCCGCCCCGAGGGCGCCGGCCCCGGCACGAAGGGCCTCTCCCTCTTCCTGGTCCCGAAGTTCGAGTTCGACTGGACCACCGGCGAGCTGGGCGAGCGCAACGGCGTGTACGCGACCAACGTCGAGCACAAGATGGGCCTCAAGGCGTCCAACACCTGCGAGATGACCTTCGGCGACAAGCACCCCGCCAAGGGCTGGCTGATCGGCGACAAGCACGACGGCATCCGCCAGATGTTCCGCATCATCGAGTTCGCCCGCATGATGGTCGGCACGAAGGCGATCGCGACCCTGTCGACCGGCTACCTGAACGCGCTGGAGTACGCCAAGGAGCGCGTCCAGGGCACGGACCTGTCGCAGTTCATGGACAAGACCGCCCCCAAGGTCACCATCACGCACCACCCCGACGTGCGCCGCTCCCTCATGACGCAGAAGGCGTACGCGGAGGGCATGCGCTCCCTCGTGCTGTACACCGCCACCGTCCAGGACGCGATCCAGGAGAAGGAGGCCGCGGGCGAGGACGCGAAGGCGCTGCACGGCCTCAACGACCTGCTGCTCCCGATCGTGAAGGGCTACGGCTCCGAGAAGTCGTACGAGCAGCTGGCGCAGTCGCTCCAGACCTTCGGCGGCTCCGGGTACCTCCAGGAGTACCCGATCGAGCAGTACATCCGTGACGCCAAGATCGACACGCTGTACGAGGGCACGACCGCGATCCAGGGCCAGGACTTCTTCTTCCGGAAGATCGTCCGCGACCAGGGCGCCTCGCTGAACACCCTCGCCGAGGAGATCAAGAAGTTCCTCGCCGGCGCCCAGGGCAACGAGGAGCTGGCCGGTGCGCTGGACTCGCTCGCCAAGGCGGCCGTCGACCTGGAGGCGATCGTCGGCACGATGATCACCGACCTCACCGCGACCGGCGAGGACGTCAAGAACATCTACAAGGTGGGCCTCAACACCACCCGCCTGCTGATGGCCTCCGGCGATGTCGTCGTCGGCTACCTGCTGCTCAAGGGCGCCGCCGTCGCGGCCGAGAAGCTGCCGACCGCGACCGGCAAGGACGTCGCGTTCTACCGGGGCAAGATCGCCGCCGCGAAGTTCTTCGCCGCGAACGTCCTGCCGGGCGTCTCGACCGAGCGCGCGCTCGCCGAAGCC encodes the following:
- a CDS encoding pirin family protein; the protein is MPAVTVENPLTLPKVVAPGDATARPVLAVTTAPSGFEGEGFPVRRAFAGINYKYLDPFIMMDQMGEVEYAAGEPKGTPWHPHRGFETVTYLIDGTFVHQDSNGGGGTIRNGDTQWMTAGSGLLHIEAPPESLVMSGGLFHGLQLWVNLPRADKMMAPRYQDIRGGQVQLLTSPDGGALLRVIAGELDGHEGPGITHTPITMIHATVRPGAEVTLPWREDFNGLAYVMAGRGSVGAERRPVHMGQTAVFGAGSSLTVRADEQQDGNTPDLEVVLLGGRPIREPMAHYGPFVMNSQAELKQAFEDFQAGRLGTVPAVHGM
- a CDS encoding AI-2E family transporter — encoded protein: MQTDKPLLPDAARRTAAWCVVALLVTGVAAVVIWLCIILKTAVTPVLLALLGTALLGPVDRRLTAAGLKRSLSAGLTCVLLVAVVGGAGYIVVTALVDTGDQIVRSLKDAGQWVIDHFGIGENTDADDLVANARKIVEKFGASAAGGILSGLSLVGSLVATSVLALLLTFFFLRDSDRAASLAHTIAPRGTGDLIEAMGRRAFEAVEGFMRGTTFIALIDAVCITVGLLILQVPGAVGLGALVFVGAYIPYLGAFISGAVAVLVALADRGLVIALWALGVVLAVQVLEGHVLQPVIQSRTVQMHPAMVMIAITAGASVAGLLGMLLAVPVCAAAFGVIGELRGDRPGPPSGAPGKDGTSGGGPPGDGTSGGGALPGGPSVG
- a CDS encoding acyl-CoA dehydrogenase; protein product: MGHYKSNLRDIEFNLFEVLGRDKTYGTGPFAEMDVETAKSILEEVTRLAENELAESFADADRNPPVFDPETNTAPVPAAFKKSYKAFMDSEYWRLGLPEEIGGTTSPRSLIWGYAELLLGANPAIWMYCSGPAFAGILFEEGNEAQKKIAEIAVEKQWGSTMVLTEPDAGSDVGAGRTKAVEQADGSWHIEGVKRFITSGEHDMSENILHYVLARPEGAGPGTKGLSLFLVPKFEFDWTTGELGERNGVYATNVEHKMGLKASNTCEMTFGDKHPAKGWLIGDKHDGIRQMFRIIEFARMMVGTKAIATLSTGYLNALEYAKERVQGTDLSQFMDKTAPKVTITHHPDVRRSLMTQKAYAEGMRSLVLYTATVQDAIQEKEAAGEDAKALHGLNDLLLPIVKGYGSEKSYEQLAQSLQTFGGSGYLQEYPIEQYIRDAKIDTLYEGTTAIQGQDFFFRKIVRDQGASLNTLAEEIKKFLAGAQGNEELAGALDSLAKAAVDLEAIVGTMITDLTATGEDVKNIYKVGLNTTRLLMASGDVVVGYLLLKGAAVAAEKLPTATGKDVAFYRGKIAAAKFFAANVLPGVSTERALAEAVDNSLMELDEAAF
- a CDS encoding SpoIIE family protein phosphatase, translating into MRTEDVLAATATGLWRWDSGTGTVTLDAEAARLLDLPEAAGVFRESAVRSRFHPVDWNEIHGLVGLAFAEGTLAEARLRIVDDRGRVLRTVRSRSRPILPEEADGTHHVLVGTLQEVTEPQPGTTGTPTPVPGDWRRSREAFLLDAGRALAEARSTAEVLRVAASLSMPGFSPDGLAVFGVTGDRLTITGHHGHSVDDEDPFNDMPLETDYPAAEVVRTGRAIYLSSPEEYRRRYPVTWPLASRFGRRSWAFLPLIVAGRTMGAWMAGFRHPVSFSPDERSVLTTVARMLAQALARAGVAETERELSLGLQRSMMPSLGPEIPGMTVAARYIPTGGGLQVGGDWYDMIPLPNGRIALVIGDVQGHDVRAAGLMGQLRIALRAYAAEGHRPDAVLSRASRFLSGLTDAYEDGEAIGPRFATCLYAEVDPETGTLDIARAGHPDPVVTTADGTAVIRRTEGGLPLGVEADADYPTSRLTLEPGETIMLCTDGLIETGGHDMFSGWLRLRPIMERHTADLEKLADALLQVVHGPAARYLTGPLADRREDDIALLLLRRDEGAARQTAPRRTALTIAQAEPERIAAARQQLRELLHDWADPEQVDAAVLMISEMATNVLVHTDGDALVVAQATGEQGERRLRVEVADGSDELPHKRRPGEMASSGRGLVLMEMLADTWGVDPRGAGKSIWFELHEAKPEGTTETETEGGTETEGAAEPVPEN
- a CDS encoding SseB family protein — translated: MYGYDQNPGAQQQMGGGYGEQPLYPEPSPPSLGDAVRAFTTGSLSAEDFQQIFATSKVYCPRGDNPGFLALHNTQQPVIPMFTTLKELRRYAGKESKYFVITGAEVIDLLPTGYGFVLDMEGEHRMVFDAKAVEQMVDFAMRRMYG
- the aspS gene encoding aspartate--tRNA ligase, with product MHRYRSHTCGELRASDVGTDVRLSGWLHNRRDLGGILFIDLRDHYGLVQLVARPGTPGNEALAKLTKETVVRIDGKVSARGADNVNPELPTGEIEIEVTEVEVLGEAAPLPFTINTEDGVNEERRLEYRFLDLRRERMHRNIMLRSAVIAAIRSKMVALGFNEMATPILTATSPEGARDFVVPSRLNPGKFYALPQAPQQFKQLLMISGFDRYFQIAPCFRDEDARADRSPGEFYQLDVEMSFVEQEDVFQPIEKLMTELFEEFGNGRHVTSPFPRIPFRESMLKYGNDKPDLRAKLELVDISDVFADSEFKAFAGKHVRALPVPDTAGQSRKFFDGLGDYAVQHGAKGLAWVRVGEDGTLAGPIAKFLTETDVKTLTERLSLVPGHAVFFGAGEFDEVSKIMSAVRVEAAKRAGHFEEDVFRFCWIVDFPMYEKDEDTGKIDFSHNPFSMPQGGMKDLEEKDPLDILAWQYDIVCNGIELSSGAIRNHEPEVMLKAFEIAGYDRETVEQEFAGMLRAFRLGAPPHGGIAPGVDRIVMLLADEPNIRETIAFPLNGNAQDLMMGAPTELDESRLRELNIQLRKPAAAATAKGKADPKDSVARDTGAK